The Amycolatopsis sp. NBC_01480 genome segment GACGGCGAGCAGGAAACCGCGGTGCACGCGGGTGAAACCGGTGCCCTCCCAGTATTCCGCCAGCCGTGAGATGGGCATGCGCACCAAATGGACGCCGCCACGGGTGTGCAGGCGGACGTAGTCGCCGTGGGCCTCGACGAACAGGACGTCGTCGCGGCGGACGTACCGGGTGCGGCCGCCCGAGTCGACCGGCAGCGCGGCCATCGCGTCGGGGGTGGGGCGGGGACCGCTGCTCGGGACCATCCGCAGCACCTTCGCCAGCGCCGCCGCGAGCCGTTCGGTGCGGACCGGCTTCAGCAGGTAGTCCACGGCGCCGATGCCGTACGCCGCCACGGCGTGGCCGTCGTGCGCCGTCACGAACACGATCACCGGCGGCTCCGAGAGCTTTGCCAGCAGCGAAGCCAGCTCCAGGCCGTCGAGCCCGGGCATGGAGATGTCCAGGAACACCGCGTCGAACCGGTCGGCCTGCAACAGCTTCACCGCCTGCAGCGCGTCGCCGGCGCCGACGACCTCCCCGACCTCCGGCGCCTCGCGCAGCATCCGGCACAGCTCGGCCAGCGCCCCCGGCAGGTCGTCGACGGCCAGCACCCGCAGCCCGCTCACGGCAGCACCCCCGGCTGGAACCGCGGCACCCGCACGATCACCCGGGTGCCGACAGCGAGTCCGGTTTCGACGGTCAGCCCGTACCAGGCGCCGTAGACGTTGCGAAGCCGTTTGTCCACATTGGCCAGTCCGAGCCCGGCGCCGTCGGCCACGCGCCCGGCGAGGATGTCCGCCGCGAGCGCCGGGTCCATGCCGACGCCGTCGTCCTCCACGCTGATCACGCAGTCGTTCCCTTCCGCCTGCCCGTGCACCTGGACCAGCCCGGCGCCGGACCGCGGCTCGATGCCGTGCCGGATCGCGTTCTCCACCAGCGGCTCCAGCACCAGGTACGGCACCGCGACGGCCAGCACCTCCGGCGCCACCCGCACCTGGACCCGCAGCCGCTCGCCGAGCACCGCGCGCTGCAGCGCCAGGTACGTCTCCACCGCGCGGAACTCCTCGGCCACCACGGTGTACTCGCCGTGGCGCGCCAAGCTGTAGCGCGTGTAGTCCGCGAAGTCCAGCATCAGGTCGCGCGCGCGGTCCGGCTCGTCGCGAACCAGCGACGCGATCACCGTCAGCGCGTTGTACACGAAGTGCGGCGACATCTCCGCTCGCAGCGCCCGCAGCTCGGCCTGCGCGGCCTGGTCGGCGGAGGCTTCCAGCCGGCCGCGTTCGAGCGCCTGCACGACAACGTCGGCTGCCTGCCGCAGGACGCCGCCGGGCGGATCGCCGAGCACCAGCAACGCGCCGGCCAGCTCGTCGTGGACGTGCAGCGGCACCGCGGCCACCCCGCCCGCGGACACCGGCTCCTCGCTGTGCAGCACCTCGTCCAGCACCTGGGCGACGGCTTCATCGGCGCCCGGCCGCCCGGACCACAGCAGTGAACCCGAGAGGTCCGTGAGGCCGAGCCCGGCGAAGCCGAACAGCCGCCGCAACCCGTGGGTGGCCCGGCGCGCGCGGACGCCGGTGAGCCCGTCCATCAGCTCGTCGGAGGCCTTCCTGGCCGCGGCGAGCACGGACGCGGTGGCGGTGCCGGCCGGGGCGGGCCGCCAGGGCAGGCGCGCACCCTCGGTCATCGGCGGCCTCCCCTCGGCGACGGTGTCTGGGGGAGTAGATCCTAGCCCCGAATGCGGTGAAGGGGACTTTCACGGCGCCGGACACGACGAAGGGGACCTTCCCGGTGGGAAAGTCCCCTTCGCGGCTACTGGCTCGGGGTCAGCACTTCTGCTTGTAGAAGTACTGCGAGTTCGCGTCCATGTCGGCCTTGGTGATGGAGTGCAGCTGCGCGGTGAGGTTGCGGGTCACCGTCTTGCCCTCCAGCGAGGCCACCGCCTGGTCGACGCCCTGGACGCCGATCGAGGCCGGGTCCTGGGCGATCAGGCCCTGGTACTCGCCCTTGCGCAGGCCGTCCACTTCGGACGGGCTGGCGTCGAAGCCGATCAGGTTGACCTGGCCGATCTTGCCCGCGTTGCGCAGGCCGGTCGCCGCGCCCTCACCGGTGTTGAGGTTGGTGGCGAAGATGCCGATCAGGTCCGGCGTCGAGGCCAGCGCCGCGGTGACCTTGGCGGCGGCCTGGTCGGGCTCGTTCTGGGTGAACTGGATGCCCGCCGACTTGAGGTTCGGGGTGTTCTTCAGCTCGTCCTCGAAGCCCTTGGCGCGCGCGGCCGTGGTCGAGGTGCCCGCGATGGTGTCGAGGATCAGCACCGAGCCGCTCTTGCCGCCGGCCAGCTTCGCCAGCGTCTGCGCGGCCATCTTGCCGCCCTCGGTGTTGTCCGAGGAGATGGACGAAACCGCGACGCTCTTGTCCTGCAGCGAGGTGTCCACCTCGACGATCTTCGTGCCGCGGTTCTTCACCTGCTGGATCGGCGCGAGCATCGCCTTGTCGTCGGTCGGGGTGACGAGCAGGGCGGCCGGCGGGTTGGAGCCCAGCGCGTTGACGATCGTGGTCTGCATGGCCGCGTCGAACATCTGCGGCGCCTGGGTGGTCAGGTCGTAGCCCAGCTTCTTGGCCTCGTCCTGCGCCGCGCACTGCATCGAGATGTAGAACGGCTCGGCCTGCACTCCCGGCACCAGCGCGAGCTTCTTGCTGTTCGCCGTGTTCGACGTGCCGCCGGAGCCACCGCTCTGGCCCACCTGGCCCTGGCCGCAGGCAGCCAGCAGCGAGGCGGCCGAGGCGAGCGCGCCGGCGGTGATCAGGGTCTTGCTCAGCTTCATCTTCAAGCACCTCTTCGTACTCGGGGGGAGTCAGCGGGAGTTGCGGTTGCGACGGCGTCGCTGGTCGAACCAGACGGCCGCGATCAGCACCGCGCCGACCGCGATCATCTGCCAGAAGTCCTGGACGTGCGTGATGTTGAAGCCCTTCTTCAGCACCGCCGGGATGAACACGCCGATCACCGTGCCCAGCACCGAGCCGACGCCGCCGAACAGGCTGGTGCCGCCCATCACCGTGGCGGCGATGGCGTTCAGGTTGTCCGTGGTGTGCGCCGAGATCGTGGTCGACGCGTAGTAGG includes the following:
- a CDS encoding ABC transporter substrate-binding protein gives rise to the protein MKLSKTLITAGALASAASLLAACGQGQVGQSGGSGGTSNTANSKKLALVPGVQAEPFYISMQCAAQDEAKKLGYDLTTQAPQMFDAAMQTTIVNALGSNPPAALLVTPTDDKAMLAPIQQVKNRGTKIVEVDTSLQDKSVAVSSISSDNTEGGKMAAQTLAKLAGGKSGSVLILDTIAGTSTTAARAKGFEDELKNTPNLKSAGIQFTQNEPDQAAAKVTAALASTPDLIGIFATNLNTGEGAATGLRNAGKIGQVNLIGFDASPSEVDGLRKGEYQGLIAQDPASIGVQGVDQAVASLEGKTVTRNLTAQLHSITKADMDANSQYFYKQKC
- a CDS encoding LytR/AlgR family response regulator transcription factor; this translates as MSGLRVLAVDDLPGALAELCRMLREAPEVGEVVGAGDALQAVKLLQADRFDAVFLDISMPGLDGLELASLLAKLSEPPVIVFVTAHDGHAVAAYGIGAVDYLLKPVRTERLAAALAKVLRMVPSSGPRPTPDAMAALPVDSGGRTRYVRRDDVLFVEAHGDYVRLHTRGGVHLVRMPISRLAEYWEGTGFTRVHRGFLLAVAGVLELRSDSAGGLLAHTEAGDVPVSRRHARDLRDRLLEAAQRGQLGSDS
- a CDS encoding sensor histidine kinase; its protein translation is MTEGARLPWRPAPAGTATASVLAAARKASDELMDGLTGVRARRATHGLRRLFGFAGLGLTDLSGSLLWSGRPGADEAVAQVLDEVLHSEEPVSAGGVAAVPLHVHDELAGALLVLGDPPGGVLRQAADVVVQALERGRLEASADQAAQAELRALRAEMSPHFVYNALTVIASLVRDEPDRARDLMLDFADYTRYSLARHGEYTVVAEEFRAVETYLALQRAVLGERLRVQVRVAPEVLAVAVPYLVLEPLVENAIRHGIEPRSGAGLVQVHGQAEGNDCVISVEDDGVGMDPALAADILAGRVADGAGLGLANVDKRLRNVYGAWYGLTVETGLAVGTRVIVRVPRFQPGVLP